A region of Candidatus Poribacteria bacterium DNA encodes the following proteins:
- a CDS encoding DUF58 domain-containing protein, translating into MNTKEILKKIRRIEISTNRLVNNIFAGEYESVFKGRGMEFEEVREYQPGDEIRTIDWNVTARMGQPYIKKYVEERELVMMLLVDTSGSADFGTYQQTKAEIAAEISALLAFSAIKNSDKVGLICFTDDVELFVPPRKGIKHVLRVIREILYFEPQQRGTNISAALEYVDRVIRRKSVVFLISDFMDCGYEKRLQVTSKRHDLIAITIQDMREETLPNVGLIELEDAETGEVVVLDTQDPKAREMYQQLNLDVVEARRKFLQSNKIDNIEIRTEQSYVEPLIHFFRQRAMRESF; encoded by the coding sequence ATGAACACGAAAGAAATTCTGAAAAAGATCCGCCGAATCGAAATTTCCACCAACCGACTTGTCAACAACATCTTCGCCGGAGAATACGAAAGCGTATTCAAGGGACGAGGCATGGAGTTTGAGGAGGTGCGTGAATACCAGCCCGGCGACGAGATCCGCACGATTGATTGGAATGTGACCGCCCGGATGGGACAGCCGTATATCAAAAAATATGTAGAGGAACGCGAGTTAGTGATGATGCTGCTCGTTGATACCAGTGGTTCTGCGGACTTTGGGACATATCAGCAGACAAAAGCCGAGATTGCTGCGGAGATCTCCGCGCTGCTCGCCTTTTCCGCTATCAAAAACAGTGATAAGGTCGGGCTGATCTGCTTCACGGACGATGTGGAGCTATTTGTTCCACCGCGTAAGGGAATAAAGCATGTCCTGCGTGTCATCCGGGAGATCTTATACTTTGAGCCACAGCAGCGTGGGACGAACATCAGCGCTGCGTTAGAGTACGTTGACCGCGTCATCCGGCGAAAGAGTGTTGTGTTCCTGATCTCCGACTTCATGGATTGTGGATACGAGAAGCGGTTACAAGTGACGAGCAAACGGCATGACCTCATCGCGATTACGATTCAAGATATGCGGGAAGAAACGTTGCCGAATGTGGGGTTGATTGAACTTGAGGACGCAGAAACCGGTGAGGTGGTTGTCTTAGATACGCAGGACCCCAAGGCACGAGAGATGTATCAACAACTCAATCTCGATGTTGTTGAAGCGCGTCGAAAGTTCCTCCAATCAAACAAAATTGACAACATCGAAATTCGGACGGAACAATCTTACGTCGAACCGCTAATCCATTTCTTTCGACAACGTGCGATGCGGGAATCATTTTGA
- the miaA gene encoding tRNA (adenosine(37)-N6)-dimethylallyltransferase MiaA — MKSPLICIVGPTAVGKTEIAIQLAQHLDAEIMSLDSRQIYREMDIGTAKPTPDQRQAVPHHLIDCVDVDQPFSVAEYQRLADSTIKEIHERGKQGMAVGGAGLYFRGLIDGLFDGPGADVEIRVKLQREADEHGNVALHERLRQCDPETANRVHPNNRVKVVRALEVYELTGKPISALQQQWKRNKPRYPFRAFGLNMPRETLYRRIEDRADQMVAAGLIEEVKRLLDQGYPRNCVAMQSFGYKELIDHLDGKCTLDEAIALLKQNTRRFAKRQLTWFCNDPRIEWLGISQFSSIDGIVDNLLAKNLV; from the coding sequence ATGAAATCTCCACTGATTTGCATCGTTGGTCCCACCGCTGTCGGTAAAACCGAAATAGCGATTCAACTTGCGCAGCACCTCGACGCCGAGATTATGTCACTCGATTCGCGGCAGATCTACCGGGAGATGGACATCGGCACGGCAAAGCCAACGCCAGATCAACGGCAAGCAGTGCCCCACCACCTCATTGATTGTGTGGATGTGGATCAACCCTTCTCTGTCGCAGAATACCAGCGATTGGCAGATAGCACGATTAAAGAGATTCACGAACGTGGCAAACAGGGGATGGCTGTCGGCGGGGCGGGACTGTATTTTCGGGGTCTCATTGATGGGCTTTTCGACGGTCCCGGTGCGGATGTGGAGATTCGAGTAAAACTCCAACGGGAAGCGGACGAACATGGCAACGTCGCTCTGCATGAACGGCTGCGTCAATGCGATCCAGAGACCGCAAATCGGGTGCACCCAAATAACCGCGTCAAAGTCGTTCGTGCTTTAGAGGTTTACGAACTGACAGGGAAACCCATTTCTGCTCTGCAGCAGCAGTGGAAGAGGAATAAACCCCGCTACCCATTCCGGGCGTTTGGGCTTAACATGCCGCGTGAGACGCTTTATCGACGGATTGAAGATCGTGCCGATCAGATGGTAGCGGCTGGTCTTATTGAAGAGGTCAAAAGGTTATTAGATCAGGGCTATCCACGGAACTGCGTCGCAATGCAGAGTTTCGGATACAAGGAACTCATAGACCATCTGGACGGAAAATGCACACTTGATGAAGCAATTGCACTCTTAAAACAGAACACCCGCCGATTCGCCAAACGACAGTTGACATGGTTTTGCAACGATCCACGGATTGAATGGCTGGGCATCTCTCAGTTTTCATCAATAGACGGAATTGTGGATAACCTTCTGGCAAAGAACCTCGTCTAA
- a CDS encoding fumarylacetoacetate hydrolase family protein, which yields MKLVTFELTTQLGKQPRLGAMIDDDQIVDLNSAYALHLSETQGQSAAYQSAEAILPSDMIQYFERGERSRKAAQVSLERLDGTNSTGIRGEQIVYSADQVELLAPFPRPASLRDFGVFKTHMDAAALITGKEISPEWFKLPNYYRGSTSPASIAGHEAPVTWPNYTDKLDFELEWGVYIGKEGKNISVEDAPNYIGGYTIYNDISARDIQFRHMTLALGPAKGKDFDNSNIMGPCLATPDEIDDPYNLRMIARVNGEVWADGNTSDMYYTFAEMISFVSQSETLCVGDFLGSGTVGKGCGWELDRWIQPGDVIELEVEGIGLLRNQIEEKSANPAAWQEKQ from the coding sequence ATGAAACTGGTTACCTTTGAACTCACAACACAACTTGGGAAACAGCCTCGACTCGGCGCGATGATTGACGACGACCAAATCGTCGATCTCAATTCTGCCTATGCGCTCCATCTATCAGAGACACAGGGGCAATCCGCTGCCTATCAGAGTGCGGAGGCGATTCTGCCGTCGGACATGATCCAATACTTTGAACGGGGAGAAAGATCGAGAAAGGCGGCGCAGGTGAGCCTTGAACGCCTTGATGGCACCAATTCCACCGGCATCCGAGGCGAACAGATTGTTTACTCGGCAGATCAGGTGGAGCTGCTTGCACCATTCCCACGTCCTGCTAGCCTGCGGGATTTCGGCGTGTTCAAGACGCACATGGATGCCGCTGCATTGATCACCGGCAAGGAAATCTCCCCCGAATGGTTCAAGCTGCCGAACTATTATCGTGGTAGCACGAGTCCCGCTTCCATCGCTGGACATGAGGCACCCGTGACGTGGCCCAACTACACCGACAAACTTGACTTTGAGTTGGAATGGGGCGTTTATATCGGCAAAGAGGGGAAAAATATATCGGTTGAAGATGCGCCAAACTATATCGGCGGCTACACAATCTATAACGACATCAGCGCACGCGACATCCAATTTCGCCACATGACGTTGGCCCTTGGTCCTGCCAAAGGGAAGGATTTCGACAACAGCAATATTATGGGACCCTGCCTCGCAACACCTGACGAAATCGACGATCCGTATAACTTGCGGATGATTGCACGGGTCAACGGCGAAGTTTGGGCGGACGGAAATACGTCGGATATGTATTACACTTTTGCAGAGATGATCTCCTTTGTTTCGCAGTCCGAAACCCTTTGTGTGGGCGATTTTCTTGGATCTGGCACAGTTGGCAAAGGCTGCGGTTGGGAGTTGGATCGTTGGATTCAGCCCGGCGATGTCATTGAGCTAGAGGTTGAGGGGATTGGGCTGCTCCGTAATCAGATTGAGGAGAAATCGGCGAATCCAGCGGCATGGCAGGAAAAACAGTAG
- a CDS encoding formylglycine-generating enzyme family protein: protein MRTPELIEPDIVTIPEGDFLMGSDNGAANEQPIHRVWVDAFGIARYPVTNREYKSFMEMTGHPPPRFWGESKFQGPDQPVVGPSWYDAGIYCEWLEDLIGKPYRLPTEAEREKAARGGLEGREYPWGDELHEDHVGGRNAPHFPVGTDGPNGYGLYNMSEGVHEWCADNYDPAYYAISPDRNPTGPRHSDRRVARGGSWRHRVRFARCAARSSLSPEKQFSDFGFRCAMTID, encoded by the coding sequence ATGCGAACACCGGAACTCATTGAACCCGATATAGTCACCATCCCCGAAGGAGATTTCCTTATGGGAAGCGACAACGGTGCGGCGAACGAACAACCTATTCATCGTGTATGGGTGGATGCTTTCGGCATCGCCCGATACCCTGTGACCAATCGGGAGTATAAGTCCTTTATGGAGATGACAGGCCATCCACCGCCACGGTTTTGGGGTGAGTCCAAGTTTCAGGGCCCAGACCAGCCGGTTGTTGGACCCAGTTGGTATGATGCTGGCATCTATTGCGAATGGTTAGAGGATTTGATTGGCAAACCCTATCGTCTCCCAACGGAAGCGGAGCGTGAAAAAGCAGCGCGAGGTGGATTGGAAGGTAGGGAGTATCCGTGGGGCGATGAGCTGCATGAGGACCATGTGGGCGGACGAAATGCGCCGCATTTCCCAGTTGGGACTGACGGTCCTAATGGTTATGGGCTTTACAATATGTCAGAAGGCGTCCACGAATGGTGTGCTGATAATTACGATCCAGCTTACTACGCAATCTCACCGGATCGCAATCCGACGGGCCCAAGACACAGCGATCGTCGTGTGGCACGCGGCGGTTCATGGCGTCATAGGGTCCGCTTTGCTCGCTGTGCAGCGCGGAGCAGTCTCAGCCCAGAAAAGCAGTTCAGCGACTTCGGATTCCGATGCGCGATGACGATTGATTAG
- a CDS encoding tetratricopeptide repeat protein, producing MSAKLPQLTSCPVHYMFLVLLFFLVGWIGGWSQAIKRGNAHYKAEAYDAALEAYQSAAEDRPEDAISRYNLGTALYQKKQFEKASDEFRRSLDTADPVHQAQGYYNLGNTQVQLNDIEGAIRSYKSALRLNPADLDAKYNLELALEKLEQKSQQNRSESGDEGKDQQEQDQQQQNQDQQDRDGQEPNQQDQKNPSESEQQQQDQESSEQEAGSEESPPQSEQGATQQPVEMSKEDAIRLLEAVKDNEKEIQKKILQKRFSRRQRSEKDW from the coding sequence ATGAGTGCAAAATTACCCCAATTAACTAGTTGTCCTGTGCACTACATGTTCCTTGTTTTACTTTTCTTTCTGGTTGGGTGGATAGGGGGTTGGTCTCAGGCGATTAAGCGCGGAAATGCACACTATAAAGCAGAGGCGTATGATGCCGCGCTTGAGGCATACCAATCGGCAGCAGAAGATCGACCGGAAGATGCAATTTCCCGTTACAATCTAGGGACAGCCTTGTATCAAAAAAAGCAATTTGAGAAAGCATCCGATGAATTCAGACGATCTCTTGATACCGCAGATCCAGTCCATCAAGCGCAAGGATACTACAATTTGGGAAACACTCAGGTCCAACTCAATGATATAGAGGGGGCAATCCGATCCTACAAAAGTGCGTTGCGCCTGAATCCAGCAGACTTGGATGCGAAGTATAACCTAGAACTCGCGCTTGAGAAATTGGAACAGAAATCACAGCAGAACCGATCTGAGTCCGGGGATGAGGGCAAAGATCAACAGGAACAAGACCAGCAACAGCAGAATCAGGACCAACAGGATAGGGACGGACAGGAACCGAATCAGCAAGATCAGAAGAATCCGTCAGAATCAGAACAGCAGCAACAGGATCAGGAATCATCAGAACAGGAAGCTGGATCCGAAGAATCGCCACCGCAATCAGAACAGGGGGCAACACAGCAGCCGGTTGAAATGTCGAAGGAAGATGCTATTCGGCTGCTGGAGGCTGTTAAAGATAATGAAAAAGAGATTCAGAAGAAGATATTACAAAAGCGATTCTCAAGACGCCAGCGATCTGAGAAGGATTGGTAG
- a CDS encoding peroxidase, translating to MKTDFRSADLDAPTRAILEFTEKVTLAAYTVQPSDLDLLRSHGLDDETIFDVVEVVAFFNSINRIADALGIELENFLDTVNLPSVPAAGDD from the coding sequence ATCAAAACAGATTTCCGCTCTGCGGATTTGGACGCACCTACGAGAGCAATCCTAGAATTTACGGAGAAGGTTACCCTTGCCGCTTACACAGTTCAACCATCAGACCTGGATCTACTCAGATCGCACGGCTTGGATGATGAAACAATCTTTGATGTCGTTGAGGTTGTCGCGTTCTTCAATTCTATCAACCGGATTGCCGATGCACTGGGGATTGAGTTAGAAAACTTTCTTGATACGGTAAATTTGCCATCAGTACCTGCAGCTGGAGACGATTGA
- a CDS encoding SDR family oxidoreductase → MRLEGKVAIITGAASGIGQATAFLFAKEGATVVVADLDDAGGNEVVDQINSDGGKATFIRTDVTEAADVQAMVKSTISAYGKLDVLFNNAGIAMRLPVVELPEEDWDRCVDINLKGVFLGSKYAIPEMIKNGGGSIINMASIYGLVGAPTRAAYVATKGGVANLTRGMALDYATDNVRVNCLCPGFTETPLLAGVLKTKAEYQALAEQHPMKRLATPQEIAYGALFLASDESAFVTGIALPIDGGFTAG, encoded by the coding sequence ATGAGACTGGAAGGTAAAGTTGCAATCATTACCGGTGCTGCCTCCGGCATCGGACAGGCAACGGCATTCCTATTTGCCAAGGAAGGTGCTACGGTTGTCGTAGCGGATTTGGACGACGCCGGGGGAAACGAAGTGGTTGACCAGATTAACTCTGACGGCGGCAAGGCGACGTTCATCCGGACCGATGTAACAGAGGCGGCAGATGTACAGGCAATGGTGAAGTCGACGATTAGCGCTTACGGCAAGTTGGATGTACTTTTCAACAACGCAGGCATTGCGATGCGTTTGCCCGTCGTGGAGTTGCCGGAGGAAGATTGGGACCGCTGCGTTGACATCAACCTAAAAGGGGTTTTTCTCGGCTCAAAGTACGCTATCCCCGAAATGATTAAGAATGGTGGCGGTTCGATTATCAACATGGCATCGATCTACGGTCTCGTCGGCGCGCCGACCCGCGCGGCTTACGTCGCTACCAAAGGCGGGGTCGCCAACCTGACGCGTGGTATGGCACTCGACTATGCCACCGACAACGTCCGTGTCAACTGCCTGTGTCCAGGTTTCACCGAAACCCCGCTCCTAGCAGGTGTCCTGAAAACCAAGGCGGAATATCAGGCACTCGCCGAGCAACACCCGATGAAACGCCTCGCCACACCGCAGGAGATTGCCTACGGTGCACTGTTTTTGGCGTCGGACGAATCTGCTTTCGTAACAGGGATTGCGCTACCAATTGACGGTGGATTTACGGCGGGTTAG
- a CDS encoding carboxymuconolactone decarboxylase family protein — MAWIRTVPESEATGIVKEEYEAAIKRAGRVYNIVKLLSIKPESLKVFINQYEIIMFGPSKLSRTQREMIATVVSQINACRY; from the coding sequence ATGGCATGGATCCGAACCGTTCCCGAATCAGAGGCGACAGGTATCGTCAAAGAAGAGTATGAGGCAGCCATCAAGCGTGCCGGACGAGTTTACAATATCGTCAAGTTGCTCAGCATCAAGCCGGAAAGCCTCAAAGTGTTCATCAATCAGTATGAGATTATCATGTTTGGTCCCTCCAAATTGAGTCGGACGCAACGGGAGATGATAGCGACAGTGGTTTCACAGATTAACGCTTGTCGATACTGA
- a CDS encoding class I SAM-dependent methyltransferase, which produces MSTKPNLEGYFSAVIEEGLYPNRGNLQFHLRTLFKDIALENRRVLDIGGGSGLHSFYAACMGAKEVVCLEPETEGSRSGMGAKFRKLNGMLGYDQVKFEPVTFQAFEPKGKQFDIILLHNSINHLDETACINLLNDEAFKATYLNMCSKLSSFAGRGAKLIVCDCSRYNFFALLRIGNPFAPTIEWHKHQAPEVWVDLLSQVGFVNPRIRWTSFNTLRSPGKVLLGNKLLSYFLRSNFRFTMEKP; this is translated from the coding sequence ATGTCAACCAAGCCAAACCTTGAGGGTTACTTTTCTGCTGTCATCGAAGAAGGGTTATATCCAAATAGAGGAAATCTTCAATTCCACCTGAGAACTTTGTTCAAGGACATCGCTCTCGAAAACAGACGGGTGCTTGATATCGGAGGCGGGAGCGGCTTACACAGTTTCTATGCGGCTTGTATGGGTGCTAAAGAGGTTGTATGTCTCGAACCGGAAACGGAGGGAAGTCGCTCTGGGATGGGGGCAAAGTTTAGGAAGTTAAATGGGATGCTCGGATACGATCAGGTAAAATTTGAACCGGTTACTTTTCAAGCCTTTGAGCCTAAGGGAAAACAGTTCGATATTATCTTGCTCCACAACTCAATAAACCACCTAGATGAGACTGCTTGCATTAACCTGCTCAACGATGAAGCGTTCAAAGCGACTTACCTGAATATGTGTTCAAAACTTAGTTCATTTGCAGGTCGTGGGGCAAAGTTAATCGTTTGTGACTGCTCAAGATACAATTTCTTCGCCTTACTCAGAATTGGGAATCCTTTTGCTCCCACGATAGAGTGGCATAAGCATCAAGCACCAGAAGTTTGGGTGGATCTTTTAAGTCAGGTCGGATTCGTTAATCCGAGAATCAGATGGACCTCTTTTAATACACTGCGCTCGCCGGGGAAAGTCCTATTGGGCAATAAGCTGCTATCCTATTTTCTCAGAAGTAACTTCCGCTTCACAATGGAAAAGCCCTAA